In Rhinopithecus roxellana isolate Shanxi Qingling chromosome 4, ASM756505v1, whole genome shotgun sequence, a single genomic region encodes these proteins:
- the TUBE1 gene encoding tubulin epsilon chain, with the protein MTQSVVVQVGQCGNQIGCCFWDLALREHAAVNQKGVYDEAISSFFRNVDTRVVGDGGSISKGKICSLKARAVLIDMEEGVVNEILQGPLRDVFDTKQLITDISGSGNNWAVGHRVFGSLYQDQVLEKLRKSAEHCDCLQCFFIIHSMGGGTGSGLGTFLLKMLEDEFPEVYRFVTSIYPSGEDDVITSPYNSILAMKELNEHADCVLPIDNQSLFDIISKIDLMVNSGKLGTTVKPKSLVTSSSGALKTRHQKPFDAMNNIVANLLLNLTSSARFEGSLNMDLNEISMNLVPFPQLHYLVSSLTPLYTLTDVNIPPRRLDQMFSDAFSKDHQLLRADPKHSLYLACALMVRGNVQISDLRRNIERLKPSLQFVSWNQEGWKTSLCSIPPVGHSHSLLALANNTCVKPTFMELKERFMRLYKKKAHLHHYLQVEGMEESCFTEAVSSLSALIQEYNQLDATKNMPVQDLPRLSIAM; encoded by the exons ATGACACAGTCGGTGGTCGTACAGG TCGGCCAGTGCGGAAACCAGATCGGCTGCTGCTTCTGGGACCTAGCACTAAGGGAGCACGCCGCGGTCAACCAG aaaggaGTTTATGATGAGGCAATAAGCAGCTTCTTTAGAAATGTAGACACCAG agTGGTTGGTGATGGTGGAAGTATTTCCAAGGgaaaaatatgttctttaaaaGCACGA gctGTCTTGATTGATATGGAAGAAGGGGTAGTGAATGAAATTCTGCAGGGACCACTGAGAGATGTATTTGATACAAAACAGCTCATCACTGATATTTCTGGCTCAGGAAATAATTG GGCTGTGGGTCACAGAGTTTTCGGCAGTCTTTACCAAGACCAGGTTTTGGAGAAACTCAGAAAGTCGGCAGAGCACTGTGATTGCTTGCAGTGTTTCTTTATAATACATTCCATGGGAGGAG GAACAGGATCTGGACTTGGCACATTTCTTTTAAAGATGCTTGAAGACGAATTCCCAGAAGTATACAGATTTGTGACTTCCATTTATCCTTCTGGTGAGGATGATGTCATAACCTCACCTTATAATAGCATCTTGGCAATGAAGGAACTTAATGAGCATGCAGACTGTGTGCTACCCATTGACAATCAA TCTTTATTTGACATCATTAGCAAAATCGACCTCATGGTGAATTCTGGAAAGTTGGGTACAACTGTGAAGCCAAAGAGTCTGgttacttcaagttctggggcTTTGAAAACGCGGCATCAGAAGCCCTTTGATGCAATGAATAACATTGTGGCAAATTTGCTGCTCAACCTAACAAG cTCTGCAAGATTTGAAGGATCCCTTAATATGGACCTTAATGAAATCAGCATGAATTTAGTTCCTTTTCCTCAACTTCATTATCTCGTGTCAAGCCTAACACCTCTGTATACACTGACAGATGTTAACATTCCTCCTAGAAG ATTGGATCAGATGTTTTCAGATGCCTTTAGTAAAGATCACCAGCTGCTTCGGGCGGACCCCAAACACAGTCTTTACCTTGCCTGTGCGCTCATGGTTAGAGGAAATGTACAAATTTCAGATCTTCGTAGAAATATTGAAAG attAAAACCATCTCTACAATTTGTCTCCTGGAATCAAGAAGGCTGGAAGACCAGCCTATGTTCCATACCTCCTGTGGGCCATTCTCATTCCTTATTAGCTTTAGCAAATAACACATGTGTGAAGCCCACCTTCATGGAACTGAAAGAGAGATTCATGAGGCTCTACAAGAAAAAG gcTCACCTTCATCACTATCTACAAGTTGAAGGGATGGAagaaagctgtttcacagaagcTGTGTCATCTTTATCAGCACTCATACAGGAATATAACCAACTGGATGCCACAAAAAACATGCCTGTGCAAGATTTACCCAGACTAAGCATAGCTATGTAA
- the FAM229B gene encoding protein FAM229B produces MPFRFGTQPRRFPVEGGDSSIGLEPGLSSSAACNGKEMSPTRQLRRCPGSHCLTITDVPITVYAAMRKPPAQSSKEMHPK; encoded by the exons ATGCCTTTTCGATTTGGAACCCAGCCAAGGAGGTTTCCAGTGGAAGGAGGAGACTCTTCAATTGGGCTGGAACCGGGGCTGAGCTCCAGTGCTGCCTGTAATGGGAAGGAGATGTCGCCAACCAG gCAACTCCGGAGGTGCCCTGGAAGTCATTGCCTGACAATAACTGATGTTCCTATCACTGTCTATGCAGCAATGAGAAAGCCacctgcacaaagcagcaaggaaaTGCATCCTAAATAG